The Leptidea sinapis chromosome 3, ilLepSina1.1, whole genome shotgun sequence genome segment ATTCAACCACCTTAGATTTGCTTATGATTTAGTTCTGATATCAGACAATGCCACTACCATCCAAACTATGTAACAAGATTTTGCTGAGAAAATAGGTAGCAGTTGGACTCtctatgaataatttaaaactaaaatcatGTCAAACAGGTAAGAGACAGCCATAAAAGTAgataaggaaaaataaaatatgtcaaaccaatcttgaaattgaaaataatatttttgcatATTTGCTTTCAATCTTGAGATGGAGCTGCTCAGTCTCTCAGTCATAATAAGTGAGACTAAGAAGGAATTCGAATGCTTTTCTCTTGCAATCATCTGCCTGGAGTGGACATAATAATTGTTGTGCTCATAAATTGTGTCAAAGTTTTTCACAGGATATCAGCCTTTTCTTCGAACTTTTGATATTTTCATCTGGATACCCTAGCTTTGTCTTCATGGCATTTGCcattttgcatttatttttacattgccTGACCTTTACAGAGGCATGAGGTATTGATAAAATTACATCTGCTGACACTGAATTTcatgtttttctattttttaaataaagatcaTGAATGTGAATAAAATTACTTAGGTAAATGTATCTTAAATACATATCTAAAGATAAATAAGTAACACTAATGTATGTTCAAATCTTTTCTTATTACTGAGAGATGAAACTATGAACAATATTCTTGTATGTTGCTTTGCAAATTAGAACACACCATGTTATGACATTACCATGTCATAAGATATAGAAAGGCAACAACTACAATAAAGATCTAGATCTATATACATAGTGCCTAGAAATCAAATGGGAAGCTGATGAATTTgaaaaagataattattataagtaatcaATAACAGAAAATAAGAAACATCATTTCTATTATTGCCCGGTTTTGCTTTTGCTAATACATGAGGACAGAATCCAATTTTAggtttaaagttattattaacgATGTAATAGAGATAAATTCTTACCACAATTTGTGCAGCTATAGcgaataaatataagaatatcCACAGGAACAGTCACTCTAGTcacttttctaaaattttatggATTGACAATAAACACTCGCGAAGAGGATAAAacttcacacaaaatttcagTAAATGTATTATTCTAATATTTGAAATCTTACAACtatgaatgtaaaaataaataaataaatcgaaaaACCAGATAACTATTGAGAAATCGAATGTAATTTGTTAACAATTAACATTACACTAGGTataaggtataaattaaattacttaaatttttagaAATGTCAAATGACAATTACTGAAGTTTGGGCATCATGTCATAGACCTACAATCATTCTTTTTAACTGGTTTTACAACTCTGGGTTCTagccttttttataaaaattattattcatgatGCCGTCTAGTCTTTTTGCCTCCCACTGCCATGCCAGCCGGCCAGCgtaggttagaattttttttcgttattttcttgaaaatgcTGCATTACCTGGTAATAACAGTAGTATCGTTATAGTCGTGAACTAAAGCTCTAttaactacaatttttttttgcctcCTAATtagtgctacgggatactaagtcgAACCCCTTGAAGccattaatatacaaatagatacaaatattataagctATTTGTGGCCAGACTTCAGGGTATCCAAAGAGTATAAAGAGAAAATACTTcgtatttcaaattaaaacttaatgtaGATTCATGCTTCATTAAAAAGCAAAAGTCATTAAGTCAGATATATTTTGAGTACAGTTGCTACAGTTCATACGAGATTTATGTGTTTCATATTTTAGAAAGATGATATTGAAATCATGCCAATAGAGCCTTTATGTAAATGCAGCTCGCCTGATGATTGTCaagtaattctaattttgctattatattttgtgttgttttttagtattattaaaacaaacatcCGAAAATATGTATACAATAGATCTGCatctgtttgttttgttttaataaagtgAGTAGATTTTTAGGTTaccataatatttaaacaccTGACACGGTGCGAAATACCTTCGTGATGTCACAATAACAGAAACCCACTCCAATCCTTAATTTGCGAGAATCAATCCGGCACTACCTTTATTTTTGTAGGTGCTATAATTGTGACTAGAGAGtgcgtgctttttttgaagatacctaTGGTATACTGTTCTGAAAACACCAAAACACCCCGCTACGAATATCATTatatagtttggttgtacgtggaggAAAGTTCCTTCAAAACCGAAATCTAAGGACGCCATACATACGCTGTGTCACACAATGAGGATGATAGGATACATCCACCTACCACACATAGGTGGAATTCAAGGGCAGGAATCAAGGGAATCAAGTCAAACACCTCTTTGGAATGCTCCTCGTAATAAATGcggaagaagacacacaatgaagagacCTCTCTTCACATCACCAAGTTATCTAACCATTCACTCTGCGTTAAATGGCTGATACTCTAGCCATGTATCAGACCAGACTTGAGAGCAATACTCCATCTGCGCTTTTTACAACTCAAGAATGACGACTGGCGTGAAATAAATGCGTTGCTTTATTTGCAACCTCCAGTTTCTTCGATATCCATATGTCTTTCTCGTCCAAATGATCCGTAATTGACAATTactcaagatttcgagacccagtattctaaGACTAGATCAGGCATTAAGAGAAATGTTGTCGAAGAGCTTGAGTTTAcaacaaatgtttatttttatggttGTTTAAGTATTCACAAGTTTTTCCTCCATCTGTTCGACGATTTCCCAAGAGAAAGAGAAATTTGACAGAACAGGATGAAGTATTAAACAGTTTCCGccaacaacgacctgtatgctgcacccgaatggaatactaatttattttcacaaatacTTGGGAGAACCTAATTGATAGAAGTTTCAAGAGGACCGCTTTGTTCGATGCACGGCGGATCTCTTTTGCAATATTCTTACTATTTGCCAAGCTTTCTCCCTTTGATAGCATCGATAAAGGCTAACATGATGTGACTTAAACTATGCCTTTTGAGTTCAACTGCCAAAACCATCCCACGCCTGGGAGCCGACCATAAGCCCTCGTAAATTTAAGTCCTGTGTTGTCTATAGTGGCGACACTCACCCAATACTACTATTTCAGCGGGATGGATCGGTGCAAGCCCGTCTTCCATTGCTGATTGAACGCAACCCATTAGACGGCTCTATTTCAGCGTTACTACAGTGGGGCCTCTAGATACTTGCATAGACATAGCCATCAAAATTTATGCGCTACCCTTAAAATTACCGTAACAACGATAGCAGATATACGCCCTAACGAATGCATATACCCTGGAATGGGGTAATAATTACTCCTACTTTTGTATACGAGGAATGTTAAATACGCTGTGTCACTCGGTCGAGAAACCTGCGTCTTCGTGAGGAATAACAATCCCAGTTGCGCGGTTCCAATGGTTGATGGTGGACAGTGACTGGAGTCGATTTCCCTGACTTTGGCAGAGCTTTTATCCTCCTGAAGTCGTGTGGATTCTGGCCCGTTCAATCTGTCGTCGTAGGATGACAGTGTAACTCTCACAAATCGAAAAGCACATAGTCACCTCTCACAAAATCTGTGGGACTGGGACTCCCCAATTTATAGGCATAGGtgtttaaaagtaataatagcGTTACAAAGCTAAAAGTGTGTTATTTCACTTATATGTAAATATGGCACCATTAATGACATTAAAATCTTTATACTTCAATTGTTTTTGATAGGTGTCACAACCACAATCAGATTTGACTTTTGACGTTTGTAATCAATAATCAATTATCATATAGTAAATGGTAGGTACATAAATTTTTGCCATTCCAAGATCTTATTTCCTAATCTAAGCACGaggttaacaaaaaaaactctTATTTGACTTTCTTTAGACGCACATCACATTTCCCTAATATGTTAATGGATTTTCCTGATGAACTAGAGCAGAGTGATAGTGGAATGGAATCATTGACAGCTAGCAAAGATGATACCCCTGAGCGTAGACCCGAAGAAATATTTGTTACTCCTGCGGTATGTACAATACAGGAGATTAAAATAATTCGAATGAAAATGATGTGAATTGTATGTTTTTCTTTTACAGCTGGGGTCGTCACCTACAGCTGAAGCCGGCGACATAACTCCCTTCATATCGCTAAAAGAATATGACGACGtgagttaaaaatattaattgtcttcctattatcaaattattgatttatttcaaaatttatttcattattctcTATTTAGGAACCTGATGAAACTTTATCTGAAAGATTGTGGGGACTCACAGAGATGTTTCCTGAATGTGTACGTAATGGAACATACACAGTTACAACAAAGACTtggtaagaaatatattaataattacttacattGATTATTGAGATGATAATAGTATAATAGTTATTggtattaaaatgtttttcaattcatttttaaatataggtcTGGTGTCAAGAATATGTACCAGTTATCTCGATCCGTAATGTGGGTGGTAGCCAGTTCTTCAGTGATTTTGTTTGCCCCTGTTATATTTGAAGTTGAAAGAGCACAAGTTGAGGAAATGCAAAAGTCACAACAAAAacaggtatatattatattgtacatactatattatattcaaatgttCACAATTTTGGTATACAATACCTTGTTAAAATGATTGCTGgaaatttgtgtatttatcatTGCTCCATTCAGACAAAAATGTTAAGCATTTATAagctttgttttattatattaaaaaaaatatttttaacacatGTTTTGTGAAACAGTGTCTAAACTGTTTAAATGACATCTATAGATTGatgctaaacaacagaaagacatggatttgtaacagaactttttttaaacaagtgttcaaTGTGTTTTTAACTTCTTTCTAATAACATCGCAATAGTCTATTTAATATTGTAGCCAAAcagttgttttataatttaccaAGCCTAGTGGTGTGTTAGTACTGTGTTAAAACGAGTttatcatcatataaatattaattacattttattaaaatgagtcTTATTTGTATAAgctgaatttataataatttttgatgaaTTTAGCTAACCACTaattgataattggttgattcattttttatatttaaaatattattcatattttttggttttatttatatttacaggtGCTGTTGGGGACAAATACTTCTATGACAGGACCTATGCCAAGCATGCCACCCATGCCACGATAAATTAAACCAAATTTTGACCTTTCTTTCCATAGATTGCActtattattagatataataatgtaatgtaatatagatttaaaatctATTGTCATGGTAACTgcattttatatgtttattcatattttatgaACTCAGTTAAGAAAGAAAAACCTGGTATGTATAGCTCTGTCAATAAAGATGTAGGAATGCCATATGTTATGGTGATTTCACTGTGCTAAGTAAGGTGTGTCTAAACCAAAACTGCATAATCCCTTAACATATTTTAGCTTTACATGTTGATGACAactatatatgaatatatatcgCCTATTGTTGTGTAATCTAAAAGTAGTTTCAATTCTTAGTAAATACTCTTTTAGTAATACTGATTATGATTATATTGAGTTCATAAATTATAATGTGTGTCTATATTATATACCCACATGTTCCaatgaaggtattttaatttatatgttatatatatatgtatttctcTATACCCGAAAGCAAAttgaatatacataataattattttgaaattgtagATATTGTTTTGTTAgaacatacaataaaatactttaaatcaAATTGGTATTATATTTTACACTTTAATAAGATACAAGAGTTGAAACTTTCAAATTCCCTTTTCCCTTTCAGTTGAGCTTATAAATTTTAACGCAATGTGAATGAGGAAATAACTATTATCTACACAGTTTTACTTCTAAAGCAGCAACCCTCCTCGGCCTTGCATGGaagtaattaaagaaaaaaaaatttttttttttttacactctACTACTACACTTTCATGTCCTATCCATGGGAAGAGCAATCAATGCTAAGGTCAAAGCACTAATAATGAAAGAAATCAAATGATAAAAGTCTAGGTTGTTTTAACCTttgatatttattaaagtatacaTTAGAATGATATgctttaaatgaaaattataatctatattTCTATGCCCAAGaatatatcaatttttatttggatAATGCTTAATACAGAAGAGTGTAAATAGAAGTCACACAATTTCTAATTagttttcataaaagaaatggTTATGGTGAGTTAACTGTAATTATATGATGATAGCGATTTGCCATCTCTCAGTTTTCTTATGAAATGAAGAATGGCTTAGCAGGcttaaattgaggttgacaattacctctattttgagcaatgcacacagtgacatacaaatctcAAGTGCAAGACGTAGTGTGTCACACACACTTAAGTcataaaactggcctgttttcattggctGTCTAGCATGAAGAGGCTCtctctagacatataaattatctaaggcgaATATACTCTCAGACAAGGGaacattacaattttattttggaagagTTGGACAAACGAATGTATGGGTGagttgatgttaagtgatcacggtcaccacattctcctgcaacaccaaaggaatcataGGAGTGGTGTCGGTCTATAAAAAAGGTGTATTATTGGTTTGTGTGTTGTGATtcaagtgcgtttttattgctgcGATTCccattaacatttattttgtgGCATGGTATGcaatgcaagtccataggccatTCCCATTTACAAAGGATGTAACCCAGTGGAaacggaagagaatataacaaaaatgaaaggaaaaataaattacgggcgatctgaggtcgggaagtggaaggGAGGGGGGGTGTAATTAAGgataaaaaacggtttatctcaaTTTCTGGCAAATTTTTTATCTTTTCcacaatcaatttatttttcacgaaatttagtgaacatttttattagaacctttttatgtcccaaatacactgtaatttattagaatcgaaatatttttaataataataaaatgtattgccTTGAACCTAATTGAAGTACacaatatcagcttattacaaacatacattaagacaaaagggagtaggctcggcttatgctgcttgaaataatattttcatgcaggGCTGGTTCTCAGCCATTCCCATCTCCCTAAGGTATAAGGTGGGGTACATAGTAAAGAGGGCAAACTAATAACGATTACAATTCAGATCTaaactttttctaaatgtatcaacctctgtataaattatgagtgtcagtgttgtataaatatatgagtgtgtgtcaatgtgtcagtttAAATGTAAAACGAAACGAGTTGCAAATTTTATGGTtaaatcatgaaaaatatttatttaagggaagttctttccatacacaataattgaacttttcagcttcctgttgtttttttaataatgccattttatatttacccttaaactgatttatattttttatcattctaagaggtggtggcaaatcattccaaATACGGGAAGCCATGAATTTGAAACTGGATCTATATCTTGTTGTCTTGTAGTATGgcatatttaataagttttgagAGGCAAAAcgtgtacattttaaattagaacTTCCGCTCCAggacaatttttcaaataaatattcaggaCGCCTTCTATAGAGTATTCTCTTTATACTACAGGCATAATGCAATTCTCTCCTAGCTTTCATATTAAGTAGGTATTCGTTTGTTGTTTAAATATGGAGTTATATAACCTCTGTTTggaacatgaaagcagaatcgAATACATGCATTTTGTACCCGCTGTACTGCTCTCTCCAATTTATGACTATGTCTGGGACCATATGTTGTACTGCAGTGGTTGAATTGGGAGAGGACAAGTGACTCAGTCAATGAAGTACGTAGTTCCTCTTTTAGGTATGGCCTTATTTT includes the following:
- the LOC126979600 gene encoding mitochondrial import receptor subunit TOM22 homolog, which translates into the protein MLMDFPDELEQSDSGMESLTASKDDTPERRPEEIFVTPALGSSPTAEAGDITPFISLKEYDDEPDETLSERLWGLTEMFPECVRNGTYTVTTKTWSGVKNMYQLSRSVMWVVASSSVILFAPVIFEVERAQVEEMQKSQQKQVLLGTNTSMTGPMPSMPPMPR